The stretch of DNA CCGGGACGGAGGTCCGGGAGGAGGCGGCGGACCCCGAGGGGGAGGCTCCACCGCCCGGCGGCGAGGCGGCCGACGCGACCGGCGAGCACGACCCCGCGGCCCCCGCCCCGCTGCTCGTGCCCCGCACCCCCACCGGCGACGCCCGTGTCGACGCGGCCCTGGAACGGCTCGGTGACGCCGACCACCTCGCCACGGACGGACACCTCGAGGTGTACGAGGATGTACACGGGGGGCTGCGCGACGCGCTCACCGCGCTCGACGCCAGTCCGGCACCTCCGGCGCCCCCCGCGCAGTCACCGCCGTACCGACACAGGAGCTGAACCGAACGTGGCAGGAGTCGCACGCCGCCGTCTCGACGCGGAGCTGGTCCGCCGGAAGCTCGCACGCTCGCGCGAGCACGCCGGCCAGCTGATCGCCGCCGGGCGGGTCACCGTCGGCAGGACCGTCGCGACCAAGTCCGCCACCCAGGTGGAGACCGCCGCCGCCATCGTCGTCGCCGTCGACGACAGTGACCCCGACTACGTCTCCCGGGGCGGGCACAAGCTCGCGGGCGCGCTGAAGGCCTTCGTACCACGCGGGCTGGTCGTCGAGGGACGGCGGGCACTGGACGCCGGCGCGTCCACCGGAGGCTTCACCGACGTGCTGCTGCGCGCGGGCGCCGCACACGTCGTCGCCGTCGACGTCGGATACGGACAACTCGCCTGGACTTTGCAGAGCGATGAACGCGTCACCGTCAAGGACCGTACGAACGTACGCGAGTTGACGCTCGAAGCGATCGATGGGGAGCCTGTGGATCTTGTCGTGGGGGATCTGTCCTTCATCCCACTCGGCCTGGTGCTGCCCGCCCTGGTGCGGTGCGCGAGGCCGGACGCCGATCTGGTGATGATGGTCAAGCCGCAGTTCGAGGTGGGGAAGGAACGGCTGGGCAGCGGGGGCGTCGTACGGAGTCCGGAGCTGCGGGCCGAGGCCGTGCGGACCGTGGCCGGGAAGGCGTGGGAACTGGGACTGGGGGCCGAAGGCGTCACCGCCAGTCCGCTGCCCGGACCCTCCGGGAACGTCGAATACTTTCTGTGGC from Streptomyces sp. 6-11-2 encodes:
- a CDS encoding TlyA family RNA methyltransferase, yielding MAGVARRRLDAELVRRKLARSREHAGQLIAAGRVTVGRTVATKSATQVETAAAIVVAVDDSDPDYVSRGGHKLAGALKAFVPRGLVVEGRRALDAGASTGGFTDVLLRAGAAHVVAVDVGYGQLAWTLQSDERVTVKDRTNVRELTLEAIDGEPVDLVVGDLSFIPLGLVLPALVRCARPDADLVMMVKPQFEVGKERLGSGGVVRSPELRAEAVRTVAGKAWELGLGAEGVTASPLPGPSGNVEYFLWLRAGAPALDPADVDRAVAEGPR